A region of the Conger conger chromosome 6, fConCon1.1, whole genome shotgun sequence genome:
aggggaggattgtctcctgcttagtctaatcagttGTATGTTGCTCCATTAATGGATGCGGAAGTTAAGTCGTTTTTGTCTGGTTCCTGTTGCCTCACGTCCTGgcctgtgtcccccccccccgcccccctcaggCTCTGGCCAGTAACCCAAAGATCGAGGTTCGGGACGGGAAGTACGCCTTCAAGCCCAAATACAACCTGAAGGACAAGAAGGCGCTGCTGCGGCTCCTGGACAAGCACGACCAGCTGGGCCTGGGCGGCGTGCTGCTGGACGACGTGGAGGAGGGCCTGCCCAACTCACAGAAGGCCATTAAGGTCAGAGAGCTCCCCCTGCTGCGCCGGCTGAGTCATTGCGCGCCGATGTCGCCGGCAGGGCTTCCCACATGCCGCAGGCCTCGAGTCGCGTCTGACCGCATCGGACGGTGTTGGTCATGTCTGAAGCGGCTGAACAACCAACCTCTGGTGTTTACTGGCGGTTTGGTGAACTAAAGTAGGGGAATTGCAAACCAAAACCCTGCCCATTGCGCACCTGGCCAATCGCTGCGGTCAGTGGGCGTGGACTTCTAAATGTCGGTTTTTGGAAAGTTACTAAATGTTTCAGACGCAacttcccctgccccccaagGCAACTTTGTCGCTTTCCGACTTTTCCCAAAGGCAGTTCGTTTGAAGCGTGTGGAAGCCTCGGCTCCTCAACTCTGGGTTTTTGATGTTTCGCCACGCTTTCACCCACAGGCCTTAGGCGACCAGATCATTTTTGTGACCAGACCAGACAAGAAGAAAATTCTTTTCTACAATGACAAGCACTGCCAGTTCATGGTGGATGAAGGTGAGTGTgccggggggtggggagagatgTGATCTTGTGGTCATGTGATCATGCTGCATATCCAATAGGAAGAGAGTTCTAGTGTGTCTgcagggggatggagagaggaagaaggaaaGCGAGAGTGAGTGGGAGATTAAGTGAAggaagaggagatggagagtgaaggagggaaggagagagcgaAGGAAGGAAATGAGggagacaaagaaagagagacgCTGTTTCTTGTCTCCacctctttctcgctctctctctcttgctctctcaacATGATTATCTTAGAGCCAGTGCTGTGCTCTTCTGCCACCTGGTGCTGAAGTCACATGACCAGCCAGCGGGTACAGATCAGATTTCACTACCAAAAAATCAACAGAAGAAATGTACGTCCGTATGACCCGGTTTATGAAGGTGTGTAATGAAGGCATGTAGGGAGGGTTTCCATGGTGACCGGCGCTATCCTTGGCCCGTCAGAGTTCCAGAAGCTGTGGAGGAGCATCCCTGTGGACTCCATGGATGAGGAGAAGATCGAGGACTACCTGAAGAGGCAGGGCATCTCCTCCATGCAGGAGGCCGGACCAAGGAAACTGGTGTGTGCCACGGCTACTGAGAACAgtgctctgcgtgtgtgtgtgtgtgtgtgtgtgtgtgtgtgtgtgtgtgtgtatatgtttgtgtatgtttgtgtatgtgtgtatgtgtgtgtatgtgtgtatgtgtgtatgtgtgtgtgtgtgtgtgtgtgtgtgtgtgtatgtgtgtgtgtgtgtgtgtgcgtgtgtgtgtgtgcgtgtgtgtgtgtgtgtgtgtgtgtatgtgtgtgtgcgtgcgtgcctgctgGTCTCTcccatctgtgcgtgtgtgcgtgtgtgcatgcgtgcgtgcgtgtctgctggtctctcccgtgtgtgtgtgtgtgcatgtgtgcgtgtgtgcgtgtgtgcgcgtgtgtctgctggtctctcccacctgtgcgtgtgtgcgtgtgtgcgtgtgtgcatgcgtgcgtgcgtgtctgctggtctctcccgtgtgtgtgtgtgtgcatgtgtgcatgtgtgcgtgtgtgcgcgtgtgtctgctggtctctcccacctgtgtgtgtgtgtgtgtgtgtgtgtgtgtgtgtgtgtgtgtgtgtgtgtgtgtgtgtgtgtgcacgcgcgcgcatgtgtgtgtacgtgcgtgcgcgtgtctgCTGGCCTCTCccacctgtgtgtatgtgtgtgtgtgtttatgtttgtgtgtgtgtgcgtgcgtgttgatCACTGCCCTATCCCTTCCCTGTTCTCCTCCGCAGACGCCCatgcagaagaggaagaagcCTGGCTCCCAGAAGAAGAGGCGCTTCAAGACGCACAACGACCATCTGGCCGGAGTGCTGGAGGACTACTCAGAGGGGCTTCCCGGCAAGAAGTGACCGCACGCGATCCCGCCTccctccaccagggggagccgTGCATCACCAAACGGAAGTGTACAGGCAGGAGAGGCAGCGCCCCTCCGAGCGCCTCAACCTCAGACCTGTCCGGGACGTCTACTTTGCCAAAAACGaaacgataaaaaaaaaaaaagggcactGCCGTTTGTTATACTGTAAAGCTCGATTCTGCAGCGTTCAAATGTGAatctgtgtaaatattttttttcttaagtGCCAGCGTATGACGAGGCAGGATGGGTGGTCCGGTTGAGCACAGATTGTTACAGACCGCTTCTCCATTGTCCGCACCGTGTTGTCAACCTATCTGTATTATTGCAGCGCAAGCTAATGCTGGACATTTTACCAGAGCTCCTTGAAAGGACgattaaaataaaagtgtgggaaatgtttttgttttttttaatgttttattttcagccaGTGAGCTCCCGTACCCATGAGGGTAGTGGTGTTCAacacagaattaaaaaaaaaaagtttaaaaataaaaatacattcttcAGTGGTGAATGAAGCCTTGTCGTGACCGCTAGGGTGCGGAGCCTGCTTTTCGCGATAGAATGTTCTAGAAGCTCTTCGCTCCCTGCATTTTGTCCTGTCGTTTATTATTGCC
Encoded here:
- the gtf2e2 gene encoding transcription initiation factor IIE subunit beta; its protein translation is MDPALLRERELFKKRALALPTVEKRPAPSDSSSSSSSKKKRPKPDRDGSTGSKHGADSSNGSFNLKALSGSSGYKFGVLAKIVNYMKTRHQRGDTYHLTLEEILDETKLLDIGLKQKQWLMSEALASNPKIEVRDGKYAFKPKYNLKDKKALLRLLDKHDQLGLGGVLLDDVEEGLPNSQKAIKALGDQIIFVTRPDKKKILFYNDKHCQFMVDEEFQKLWRSIPVDSMDEEKIEDYLKRQGISSMQEAGPRKLTPMQKRKKPGSQKKRRFKTHNDHLAGVLEDYSEGLPGKK